A DNA window from Microcystis aeruginosa NIES-843 contains the following coding sequences:
- a CDS encoding DNA cytosine methyltransferase — translation MENVPEILKAYGGIIRDEIVAHLESWGYQVVTTSLNAAYYGVPQTRSRAFFLASLERLPSLPQATHSGDIRSDYKAVKSWTQLTLLEPNIAPVTTVKDAISDLPTLEAGQAYDHEIYTREPETIYQQKMREQSQKIVNHIARALTPIQMSRVQILAEGQDARDLPAELAPKKHYSGAYGRLSWDKPARTITRWFFHPGSGRFFHPTQNRTITIREAARLHSYPDHFHFLGTYTDMASQIGESVPPLLGKVVADSMGQNLEY, via the coding sequence ATGGAAAATGTTCCTGAAATTTTGAAAGCTTATGGCGGTATCATCAGAGATGAAATTGTAGCACATTTAGAATCTTGGGGTTATCAAGTAGTTACTACTTCCCTAAACGCCGCTTATTATGGAGTGCCACAAACTCGCTCAAGAGCCTTTTTTTTAGCTAGTCTAGAGCGTTTACCATCCCTTCCCCAAGCAACTCATTCTGGTGATATCAGAAGTGATTATAAAGCTGTAAAATCTTGGACACAGCTTACTTTACTAGAACCAAATATTGCCCCAGTTACTACTGTTAAAGATGCCATTAGTGATTTACCTACTTTAGAAGCAGGACAAGCTTATGATCACGAAATTTATACTAGGGAACCCGAGACCATATATCAACAGAAGATGCGTGAGCAAAGTCAAAAAATTGTTAATCATATTGCCCGTGCTTTAACACCAATTCAAATGTCAAGAGTGCAAATTCTGGCGGAAGGACAAGATGCGAGAGATTTACCTGCTGAATTAGCACCGAAAAAACACTATAGCGGGGCCTATGGTCGACTTTCTTGGGATAAACCAGCAAGAACAATTACAAGGTGGTTTTTTCATCCCGGTTCTGGCAGATTTTTTCATCCGACCCAGAATCGGACAATCACAATTCGTGAAGCAGCAAGATTACATTCTTATCCCGATCATTTTCACTTTTTAGGGACTTATACTGATATGGCCTCTCAAATTGGAGAATCTGTGCCACCACTGTTAGGCAAAGTGGTAGCAGACTCTATGGGACAAAATCTTGAGTATTAG
- a CDS encoding ISAzo13-like element ISMae28 family transposase (programmed frameshift), with protein MELTDSLKKLLSETALQLKGAAKRRFMAQTVLELGYGGQTLAAQELGWNRTTIRKGIKELKRGIICVDNHSAKGRKKAEEHLPFLLENIKSLVDSQSQTDPSFKSQRLYVRLSAAEVRKQLISKYGYSDEDLPSEETIRVKLNNLGYRLKRVAKVLPQKKFPETEAIFEELANINREADEDPTMLRLSLDAKARVNIGLFDRGGKNRITVETNDHDFNPKTTLTPYGIFIPEFDELFLYFTASTVTSDFIVDILEDFWESEKSRFEKIKTLIINQDNGPENNWRRTQFMKRIVEFSQKYQVNIRLAYYPPYHSKYNPIERTWAVLENPWNGSILDEIETALKFAQTMTWKGKHPIVKLITETYEKGVKLTKKAMEKIEEKIERLTESTNQDFPDLGQWFIDIYYDKT; from the exons ATGGAATTAACTGATTCCCTCAAGAAATTGCTCAGTGAAACTGCACTTCAATTAAAAGGTGCAGCTAAAAGAAGATTCATGGCCCAAACAGTCTTAGAATTAGGCTATGGGGGACAAACCCTTGCTGCACAGGAGTTAGGCTGGAATCGAACTACTATTCGTAAAGGAATTAAAGAACTAAAAAGAGGTATTATTTGTGTTGATAATCATTCAGCTAAGGGGCGGAAAAAAGCAGAAGAACATTTACCTTTTCTATTGGAAAACATCAAAAGTTTAGTGGATTCTCAAAGCCAAACTGACCCAAGTTTTAAAAGCCAAAGGCTTTATGTGAGACTGAGTGCGGCCGAAGTCCGAAAGCAATTAATCTCTAAATATGGGTACAGTGATGAGGATTTACCGAGCGAGGAAACTATTCGGGTTAAATTAAATAACTTAGGTTATCGTCTGAAAAGAGTCGCTAAAGTTTTACCTCAAAAAAAAT TTCCAGAAACCGAGGCAATCTTTGAGGAATTAGCTAACATTAATCGGGAAGCGGATGAAGACCCTACGATGTTACGTCTTAGTTTGGATGCCAAAGCCCGTGTTAATATTGGACTATTTGATCGAGGAGGTAAGAATAGAATAACTGTCGAAACAAACGATCATGATTTTAATCCGAAAACAACCCTAACCCCTTACGGAATATTTATTCCAGAATTTGATGAGTTGTTTTTGTATTTCACTGCCTCCACAGTCACCAGTGACTTTATTGTTGATATATTAGAAGATTTCTGGGAGTCGGAAAAATCTCGTTTTGAGAAAATTAAAACTTTGATAATTAATCAAGATAATGGACCAGAAAATAATTGGAGACGAACTCAGTTCATGAAACGTATAGTTGAGTTTTCCCAAAAATATCAAGTTAATATACGTTTAGCTTACTATCCCCCTTACCATAGTAAATATAATCCTATTGAACGAACCTGGGCTGTGTTAGAAAACCCTTGGAATGGGAGTATTTTAGATGAAATCGAAACGGCTTTGAAATTCGCCCAAACTATGACTTGGAAAGGAAAACACCCGATTGTTAAGTTGATTACTGAAACTTATGAAAAAGGAGTAAAGCTTACTAAAAAAGCCATGGAAAAAATCGAAGAAAAAATCGAACGTCTCACAGAATCAACGAATCAAGACTTTCCCGATTTGGGACAATGGTTTATTGATATCTATTATGATAAGACCTAG
- a CDS encoding helix-turn-helix domain-containing protein, which produces MQSGQLEQILGRELQRYRQEKGWSQEYLAEVTGLHRTYISQLERGLKSPSVRVLSHITNALGDFQRIKYPTKK; this is translated from the coding sequence ATGCAATCTGGTCAACTAGAGCAAATTTTAGGACGAGAGCTACAGCGTTATCGCCAAGAAAAAGGGTGGTCGCAAGAGTATTTGGCGGAAGTAACAGGTCTGCATAGAACTTACATCAGTCAACTAGAGCGAGGATTAAAAAGTCCATCGGTGAGAGTGCTTAGTCATATTACTAATGCTTTAGGGGACTTCCAGAGAATAAAATACCCAACAAAAAAATAG
- the der gene encoding ribosome biogenesis GTPase Der: MKLPVVAIIGRPNVGKSTLVNRIAGDQQAIVFDQPGITRDRTYQPAFWCDRDFQIVDTGGLVFNDDSEFLPLIREQALIALAEASVAIFVVDGQGGITAGDREIAAWLRQQNVPILLAVNKCESVEQGILQATEFWELAIGEPFPISAIHGSGTGELLDAVIKYLPPAAEIPENEEIKVAIIGRPNVGKSSLLNALTGQQRAIVSPISGTTRDSIDTLIEREGQVYRLIDTAGIRRKKNVDYGAEFFSINRAFKAIRRSDVVLFVIDVLDGVTEQDLKLAGRIIEEGRAVVLVVNKWDAVEKDTYTINTYTKMLQDRLYFMDWAEMIFVSAMTGQRVTKILELVDIAAESHRRRVSTSVINDVIEEAVKWHNPPTTRGGKQGKLYYGTQVSSQPPTIALFVNDPQRFNDNYRRYIEGQFRQQLGFKGTPIRLIWRGKPAREVEKTVNRATKV, translated from the coding sequence ATGAAACTGCCTGTCGTCGCTATTATCGGTCGTCCCAATGTGGGCAAATCCACCCTCGTCAATCGTATCGCTGGAGATCAACAGGCGATCGTTTTCGATCAACCCGGGATTACCAGAGATCGCACCTATCAACCAGCTTTCTGGTGCGATCGAGATTTTCAAATTGTCGATACAGGGGGGCTAGTTTTTAACGATGACAGCGAATTTCTCCCTTTAATCCGCGAACAGGCTTTAATCGCCCTAGCAGAGGCAAGTGTGGCGATTTTTGTCGTCGATGGGCAAGGGGGAATTACCGCCGGCGATCGAGAAATTGCCGCTTGGTTACGACAGCAAAATGTCCCGATACTTTTGGCCGTCAATAAATGTGAATCGGTGGAACAGGGTATCCTGCAAGCGACGGAATTCTGGGAATTAGCCATCGGTGAACCCTTCCCCATCTCGGCCATTCACGGCTCTGGTACAGGCGAACTACTCGATGCGGTGATTAAATATTTGCCACCTGCGGCGGAAATTCCCGAAAATGAAGAGATTAAAGTGGCAATTATCGGTCGTCCTAACGTGGGTAAATCCAGTCTCCTCAATGCTTTAACCGGACAACAACGGGCGATCGTTAGTCCGATTTCGGGAACCACCAGAGACTCGATCGATACTTTAATTGAACGAGAAGGACAGGTTTATCGGTTAATTGACACCGCTGGCATTCGCCGTAAGAAGAATGTGGACTATGGAGCCGAATTTTTCAGTATTAACCGTGCTTTTAAGGCCATTCGCCGGTCTGACGTGGTACTATTCGTCATCGATGTGCTAGATGGTGTCACCGAACAGGATTTAAAATTGGCGGGACGAATTATTGAAGAAGGGCGCGCGGTGGTGCTAGTGGTCAATAAATGGGATGCGGTGGAGAAAGACACCTACACCATCAATACTTACACCAAAATGCTCCAAGATCGGCTGTATTTTATGGATTGGGCAGAAATGATCTTTGTCAGCGCCATGACGGGGCAAAGAGTCACCAAAATCCTCGAATTAGTCGATATTGCCGCCGAATCTCACCGTCGTCGCGTCAGTACCTCGGTAATCAACGATGTGATCGAAGAGGCGGTGAAGTGGCACAATCCCCCCACCACCAGGGGCGGAAAACAGGGGAAACTATACTATGGCACGCAAGTATCGAGTCAACCCCCCACGATCGCCCTTTTCGTTAACGATCCCCAGCGCTTTAATGATAACTATCGCCGTTACATCGAAGGGCAATTCCGGCAACAGTTAGGCTTTAAAGGAACCCCGATCCGCTTAATCTGGCGCGGCAAACCGGCGCGAGAAGTGGAAAAAACGGTTAATAGAGCCACCAAGGTCTAA
- a CDS encoding energy-coupling factor transporter transmembrane component T family protein yields MDLLRSLPIGLYLDQPITRLHQLDARVKFIWLMAFLAAPLLANPWWRLALVGLLMFLTLLAPIPPRVWRQQMGWLIFLAIIVFLITAITPDGLAVSIQPRLPDEGLNLPPASDYQYVLWDRGRLFVTRRSLELAVRISTLVFTLIYSTNLFLLTTAPEEITEGLENLMSPLRRFNVPVTEISLTLTLSLRFIPLVLEEVQNLARAVRTRAIDWQKLGIKKSLNVWLTVVEKFLDNLLLRAEQIAIAMEVRGFTSPNQHQVRWHQLQLRWADLIALFLLIPFWAARLVWGGL; encoded by the coding sequence ATGGATTTATTGCGAAGTTTGCCCATCGGTCTTTATCTCGATCAACCGATTACCCGACTACATCAACTAGATGCCCGGGTAAAATTTATCTGGTTAATGGCTTTTTTAGCAGCACCTTTATTAGCTAATCCTTGGTGGCGTTTAGCTTTGGTGGGATTGTTAATGTTTTTAACCCTGTTAGCTCCTATTCCCCCCCGCGTCTGGCGGCAACAGATGGGCTGGCTGATATTTTTAGCGATTATCGTCTTTCTGATTACTGCTATCACTCCCGATGGTTTAGCGGTGAGTATTCAGCCGCGTTTACCGGATGAAGGGCTGAATTTACCGCCAGCAAGTGATTATCAGTATGTTTTATGGGATAGAGGTCGTTTATTTGTTACCCGACGTTCTTTGGAATTAGCAGTGAGAATTAGTACCTTAGTTTTTACTTTAATTTATAGCACTAATCTCTTTTTATTGACGACGGCCCCGGAAGAAATTACCGAAGGTTTAGAGAATTTAATGAGTCCTTTACGGCGATTTAATGTGCCGGTGACGGAAATTTCTCTGACTCTGACCCTCTCTTTGCGCTTTATTCCCCTGGTTTTAGAAGAAGTGCAAAATCTAGCTAGGGCAGTGAGAACTAGGGCGATCGATTGGCAAAAATTAGGGATTAAAAAGAGTTTAAACGTCTGGTTAACAGTAGTGGAAAAATTCCTAGATAATTTGCTTTTGCGCGCCGAACAAATAGCGATCGCTATGGAGGTTCGCGGTTTTACCAGTCCCAATCAGCATCAAGTACGCTGGCACCAATTACAGTTAAGATGGGCTGATTTGATCGCTTTATTTTTGTTAATTCCCTTTTGGGCAGCCCGATTAGTTTGGGGGGGTTTATAG
- a CDS encoding Ig-like domain-containing protein, whose protein sequence is MTLQEGTYIWEYGDTTQALWFTASYNTVTNQWTVDMKKGSMDLNAFWWSNGDSNADGNIVLSKADNSLNMNGTGIVWDGYDKISDTGLTGTEHNGSSLLTAGNTYTYSYSKDQGVEIEALLAGGVTTLGVRATSVNGTDGIKAVDGQYVFVPYDTTPPTVTVNIVDASLNDGDNNSLVTFQFSETVSGFTVGDVSVSGGTLSNFTQVDGNSYQATFTADDAVETTGSVSVAAASYSDVAGNQGGAGTDTVTIDTKNPTLAVDIVDASLNDGDNNSLVSFEFSEDVAGFDNSDVSVSGGTLSDFTQVDGNSYQATFTADDAVETTGSVSVAAASYSDVAGNDGGAGTDTVTIDTKNPTLAVDIVDASLNDGDNNSLVSFEFSEDVAGFDNSDVSVSGGTLSDFTQVDGNSYTAIFTADDAVETTGSVSVAAASYSDVAGNDGGAGTDTVTIDTKNPTLAVDIVDASLNDGDNNSLVSFEFSEDVAGFDNSDVSVSGGTLSDFTQVDGNSYQATFTADDAVETTGSVSVAADSYSDVAGNNGGAGTDTVTIDTLNPTVGITFDNSPLTGQNFSTTITFQFSEAVSGFAASDVTLTNGVLSNFTGSGSSYTATFIATNFQSPTGTVAVSNDYFDTPGNQGAANSANIAMTVGGGPDPNDGPSGGGSVIGSGTIGADSITGSTGDDNLSGLDGNDTINGGDGNDTINGGTGADIISGGTGNDNIIGLGGFDLIYGGSGNDTINGSNGIDTIVGGFGNDSLTGGGGDTFRFLSIYDQQDVITGFNDTIVFDITGASAFTSLGSGALGTTTYTGAIAGGYLTYSGGVLSYDADGSAGSTFSPLAIVTLTGSPTLSNTNVLFQNL, encoded by the coding sequence ATGACATTGCAGGAAGGCACTTACATCTGGGAATACGGCGACACCACCCAGGCTCTCTGGTTCACCGCTTCTTACAACACAGTCACAAATCAATGGACTGTTGATATGAAGAAGGGGTCAATGGACCTCAACGCATTCTGGTGGTCGAATGGCGATAGCAACGCGGATGGCAATATAGTTCTTTCCAAGGCTGACAACAGTCTCAATATGAATGGGACTGGTATCGTCTGGGATGGATACGACAAGATTTCCGATACGGGGTTAACGGGAACGGAGCATAATGGCAGCAGTCTTCTTACTGCGGGTAATACCTATACTTACAGCTACAGCAAGGATCAAGGGGTAGAGATCGAAGCGCTCTTGGCGGGGGGTGTTACGACTCTTGGTGTCAGAGCCACAAGCGTCAACGGCACCGACGGTATCAAGGCGGTAGATGGACAATATGTTTTCGTTCCCTACGATACAACTCCACCTACAGTGACAGTCAATATCGTTGATGCTTCCTTGAACGATGGCGATAACAATTCTCTCGTCACCTTCCAGTTCAGCGAAACCGTCAGCGGCTTCACGGTCGGTGATGTGAGCGTCAGCGGCGGAACACTGAGCAACTTCACCCAGGTGGATGGCAACAGCTACCAGGCCACCTTCACGGCCGACGATGCTGTGGAAACCACCGGCTCGGTGTCCGTGGCAGCGGCCAGCTACAGCGACGTGGCAGGCAACCAGGGCGGAGCGGGTACGGACACGGTGACGATTGATACCAAAAATCCGACCCTTGCAGTCGATATTGTTGATGCTTCCTTGAACGATGGCGATAACAATTCTCTGGTCAGCTTTGAGTTCAGCGAAGATGTCGCCGGTTTTGACAACAGTGATGTGAGCGTCAGCGGTGGAACCCTGAGCGACTTCACCCAAGTGGATGGCAACAGCTACCAGGCCACCTTCACGGCCGACGATGCTGTGGAAACCACCGGCTCGGTGTCCGTGGCAGCGGCCAGCTACAGCGACGTGGCGGGCAACGATGGCGGAGCGGGTACGGACACGGTGACGATTGATACCAAAAATCCGACCCTTGCAGTCGATATTGTTGATGCTTCCTTGAACGATGGCGATAACAATTCTCTGGTCAGCTTTGAGTTCAGCGAAGATGTCGCCGGTTTTGACAACAGTGATGTGAGCGTCAGCGGTGGAACCCTGAGCGACTTCACCCAAGTGGATGGCAACAGCTATACGGCCATCTTCACGGCCGACGATGCTGTGGAAACCACCGGCTCGGTGTCCGTGGCAGCGGCCAGCTACAGCGACGTGGCGGGCAACGATGGCGGAGCGGGTACGGACACGGTGACGATTGATACCAAAAATCCGACCCTTGCAGTCGATATTGTTGATGCTTCCTTGAACGATGGCGATAACAATTCTCTGGTCAGCTTTGAGTTCAGCGAAGATGTCGCCGGTTTTGACAACAGTGATGTGAGCGTCAGCGGTGGAACCCTGAGCGACTTCACCCAAGTGGATGGCAACAGCTACCAGGCCACCTTCACGGCCGACGATGCTGTGGAAACCACCGGCTCGGTGTCCGTGGCAGCCGATAGCTACAGCGACGTGGCAGGTAACAATGGTGGAGCGGGTACGGATACGGTGACGATTGACACGCTTAATCCGACCGTGGGCATCACCTTCGACAACTCACCGCTCACTGGCCAGAACTTTAGCACTACGATCACCTTCCAGTTCAGCGAAGCCGTAAGCGGTTTCGCCGCCAGCGATGTGACCCTGACCAACGGGGTGCTGAGCAACTTCACCGGCAGCGGCAGCAGCTACACCGCCACCTTCATCGCCACCAACTTCCAGTCGCCAACGGGAACAGTGGCGGTGTCCAACGACTATTTCGATACCCCTGGCAACCAGGGTGCTGCCAATTCGGCCAACATCGCCATGACCGTGGGCGGCGGTCCTGACCCGAATGATGGGCCGTCTGGAGGCGGCAGTGTGATTGGCTCAGGTACAATTGGCGCGGATTCCATCACCGGATCAACCGGTGACGACAACCTTAGCGGCCTCGACGGCAACGACACCATCAATGGCGGCGACGGCAACGACACCATCAACGGCGGCACTGGCGCCGACATTATCAGCGGCGGCACCGGCAACGACAACATCATCGGACTCGGCGGCTTTGATCTGATCTACGGCGGATCCGGCAATGATACCATCAATGGTAGTAATGGTATTGACACCATCGTCGGCGGGTTCGGCAACGATTCCCTCACCGGTGGCGGCGGCGACACCTTCCGGTTTCTGAGCATCTACGACCAGCAGGATGTGATCACCGGTTTCAACGACACCATCGTGTTCGATATAACCGGTGCCAGCGCCTTCACGTCCTTGGGTAGCGGGGCTTTGGGAACCACAACCTACACCGGTGCAATTGCCGGCGGTTACCTCACCTACAGCGGTGGGGTACTCTCCTACGATGCCGATGGTTCCGCGGGATCAACCTTCAGTCCGTTGGCGATCGTCACGTTGACCGGCTCTCCCACCCTCTCCAACACCAACGTACTGTTCCAGAACCTCTAG
- a CDS encoding DUF3318 domain-containing protein — MNQDNEISHLLDLMPASGRMMTRIVSKPESTKVIETNFPLPWQRGVRPIQINFDLWRQLSRPQRDLVLLRAVSVLTAVKWFKPDLDRLIALAGMIGLTVETLQTDAVGMAVAGGLTALAINRIWREKRSPQRELDADEAALKVAVRRGYTETEAAKGLLSAIETIAEIEGRSSLNFNELLRCQNLKKLANLSFVGVPDQVRQS; from the coding sequence ATGAACCAAGACAACGAGATTAGTCACTTACTAGACCTCATGCCTGCTTCGGGACGGATGATGACGCGCATTGTCAGCAAACCCGAAAGCACCAAGGTAATCGAAACTAATTTTCCCCTGCCCTGGCAAAGAGGAGTCAGACCGATTCAAATTAATTTTGACCTCTGGCGGCAATTATCAAGACCCCAACGGGATCTAGTCTTGTTAAGGGCCGTCTCTGTTTTAACGGCAGTAAAATGGTTTAAACCCGATCTCGATCGATTAATTGCTCTGGCTGGTATGATCGGTTTAACCGTGGAAACCCTGCAAACCGATGCCGTCGGTATGGCAGTAGCGGGGGGTTTAACTGCCTTGGCAATTAACCGGATTTGGCGAGAAAAACGCAGCCCCCAACGGGAATTAGACGCGGATGAAGCGGCCCTAAAAGTGGCTGTTAGACGCGGTTACACGGAAACCGAGGCCGCTAAGGGTTTATTATCGGCTATTGAGACTATAGCTGAAATTGAGGGGCGATCGAGTCTCAATTTTAACGAGTTATTGCGCTGTCAAAATCTGAAAAAATTAGCCAATCTCTCCTTTGTTGGTGTTCCCGATCAGGTGAGACAATCTTAA
- the recQ gene encoding DNA helicase RecQ, protein MAAIDSLEKALKYHFGYDQFRPNQRQIIEAALNNQDLLVIMPTGGGKSLCFQLPALIKKGVTVVVSPLIALMQDQVTALADNGIGATFLNSTLNAKQVRERESLILQGKIKLLYVAPERLLSPSFLDFLAVIDNYLGLACLAVDEAHCVSDWGHDFRPEYRQIKQVRQRFPSVPILALTATATQQVREDIIQQLGLRDTSIHIASFNRPNLYYEVQPKTSKSYQQLYQYIKGQKGAGIVYCISRKTVDKVAEQLQKDGINALPYHAGMEDRERSNNQTRFIRDDVQIMVATIAFGMGINKPDVRFVIHYDLPRNLEGYYQESGRAGRDGEPAKCTLFFSFADARKIEYFINQKTEQNEQQKARQQLRQVLDYAEGTECRRSRVLGYFGESFAGNCGNCDNCRNGTNNQDWTIEAQKFLSCVARTGQKFGMMHIINVLRGGKGERITQYQHHLLSTYGIGKDKTVEEWKRLSRSLVQQNILVETEDDFRILKLNQHSWEVMRKQRSVFIAVPQKANGQIVGDDNPNMVESDLLFERLRQLRKKIADSQGVPPYVIFHDSSLRLMAQSKPRNLGQFRQISGVVHSKVQQYGDIFIAAINDFCQDSLPSTQFLTLQYYQDGLNAEEIARKRSLKVSTIYEHLAKLLEAGYEIDINQLVSKNKQEYIRLVIKKLGDQSLKTLKENLGDNYSYEEIKLVVAWQRRPRQ, encoded by the coding sequence ATGGCTGCAATTGACTCTTTAGAAAAAGCCTTAAAATATCACTTTGGCTACGATCAATTTCGACCGAATCAACGCCAAATAATTGAGGCTGCTTTAAATAATCAGGATTTATTAGTAATTATGCCCACTGGAGGCGGTAAATCTCTCTGTTTTCAGCTACCCGCTTTAATCAAAAAAGGGGTGACGGTGGTGGTTTCTCCCTTAATTGCTTTAATGCAGGATCAAGTAACTGCTTTAGCTGATAATGGCATCGGGGCAACATTTCTCAATAGCACTTTAAACGCTAAACAAGTCAGAGAAAGAGAATCTTTAATCCTGCAAGGAAAAATTAAACTGTTATATGTCGCCCCAGAAAGATTATTATCGCCTAGTTTTTTAGACTTTTTAGCTGTTATTGATAATTACCTCGGTTTAGCCTGTTTAGCAGTGGATGAAGCTCACTGTGTCTCCGATTGGGGTCATGATTTCCGCCCTGAATATCGACAAATTAAACAAGTTCGTCAACGCTTTCCCTCCGTGCCAATTCTGGCTTTAACTGCCACCGCTACCCAACAGGTTAGAGAAGATATTATCCAACAATTAGGATTGCGAGATACTTCCATTCATATTGCTAGTTTTAATCGTCCTAATCTTTATTATGAAGTTCAACCTAAAACCAGTAAATCTTATCAGCAATTGTATCAATATATTAAAGGACAAAAAGGAGCAGGAATAGTTTACTGTATCAGCCGCAAAACCGTCGATAAAGTTGCTGAACAGTTGCAAAAAGATGGTATTAATGCCCTACCCTATCACGCGGGTATGGAGGATCGGGAAAGAAGTAACAATCAAACCCGTTTTATTCGGGATGATGTGCAGATTATGGTGGCAACAATTGCCTTCGGTATGGGGATTAATAAACCGGATGTACGCTTTGTCATTCATTACGATTTACCCCGCAATTTAGAGGGATATTATCAAGAATCGGGCCGCGCGGGTAGGGACGGAGAACCAGCTAAATGTACACTCTTTTTTAGCTTTGCAGATGCCAGAAAAATTGAGTATTTTATTAACCAAAAAACCGAGCAAAATGAACAACAGAAAGCTCGTCAACAATTGCGACAGGTGTTAGATTATGCTGAAGGGACTGAATGTAGAAGATCGCGCGTACTAGGTTACTTTGGAGAAAGTTTTGCGGGTAACTGTGGTAACTGTGATAACTGTCGGAATGGTACAAATAACCAGGATTGGACAATCGAGGCACAAAAATTTTTATCCTGTGTGGCGCGGACGGGACAAAAATTCGGTATGATGCACATAATCAACGTACTCAGGGGAGGAAAAGGTGAAAGAATCACCCAATATCAACACCATTTATTATCTACTTATGGCATCGGTAAAGATAAAACTGTGGAGGAGTGGAAACGTTTAAGTCGTTCCCTTGTCCAGCAAAATATATTAGTAGAAACTGAAGACGATTTTAGAATCTTGAAACTTAATCAACACAGTTGGGAAGTGATGCGGAAACAACGTTCCGTGTTTATTGCCGTCCCCCAAAAAGCTAACGGTCAAATCGTGGGAGACGACAATCCCAATATGGTGGAAAGTGATTTATTATTCGAGCGCTTGCGGCAACTGCGGAAAAAAATTGCCGATAGTCAAGGGGTTCCTCCCTACGTTATTTTCCATGATTCTAGTCTACGTTTGATGGCCCAATCGAAACCCCGGAATTTGGGGCAGTTTCGTCAAATTTCTGGAGTAGTACACAGTAAAGTACAACAGTATGGGGATATATTTATAGCGGCAATTAATGATTTTTGTCAGGATAGTCTTCCCTCTACTCAATTCCTCACTCTCCAATACTATCAAGATGGGTTGAATGCGGAAGAAATCGCTCGCAAAAGAAGCTTAAAAGTCTCAACCATCTATGAACATTTAGCTAAATTGCTGGAAGCGGGTTACGAAATTGATATTAATCAGTTAGTCTCTAAAAATAAACAGGAATATATTCGTTTAGTGATCAAAAAATTGGGCGATCAATCCCTGAAAACTCTCAAAGAAAATCTGGGAGATAATTATAGTTATGAGGAAATTAAATTAGTTGTTGCTTGGCAAAGACGACCCCGGCAATAA